The Catenuloplanes niger genome includes a window with the following:
- a CDS encoding aminotransferase class I/II-fold pyridoxal phosphate-dependent enzyme, with amino-acid sequence MGVDLFARCRDYDVARSARAAGVYPYYPVFAGPGAPVTELDGRSVIMCGSSDYLGLAADPRVIRAARDAADRYGTSRSGSRMLNGGTPLHAELERELAAAAGLPEALLFPTGYQANVGAIAGLTGRRDVVLVDAEAHASAYDGAGLGPGRAVRFRHNSAADLGRRLAASPGDAARLVVVDGLYSMSGDACPLPTIVETCRRYGARLLVDDAHGFGVRPLDVGGVDLLTVTFSKALASVGGAVLGPPEVLDYLRHHARPEIFSAVAPPSSVAAALAALRIGAAEPWRGERAIAGAAGLRAALGAQGHTVPAGPGPIVALPMPDLASTLAAWRGLLGAGVYVNPVVPPAARCGLRVTITAAHTDAHLDTVATAFADRVTPDPR; translated from the coding sequence ATGGGGGTCGATCTCTTCGCGCGGTGCCGCGACTACGACGTGGCCCGGTCCGCCCGGGCAGCCGGGGTGTACCCGTACTACCCGGTGTTCGCCGGGCCGGGCGCGCCGGTCACCGAGCTGGACGGGCGGTCCGTGATCATGTGCGGGTCCAGCGACTACCTGGGGCTGGCCGCGGACCCGCGGGTGATCCGCGCGGCGCGGGACGCGGCCGACCGCTACGGCACGTCCCGGTCCGGGTCGCGCATGCTGAACGGCGGCACCCCGCTGCACGCGGAGCTGGAACGGGAACTGGCCGCGGCCGCCGGGCTGCCGGAGGCGCTGCTGTTCCCGACCGGATACCAGGCGAACGTGGGCGCGATCGCGGGCCTGACCGGGCGGCGGGACGTGGTGCTGGTGGACGCGGAGGCGCACGCGTCCGCGTACGACGGCGCCGGGCTCGGGCCGGGCCGGGCGGTCCGGTTCCGGCACAACTCCGCGGCCGACCTGGGCCGGCGGCTGGCCGCGAGCCCCGGCGACGCGGCGCGGCTGGTGGTGGTGGACGGGCTGTACTCGATGAGCGGCGACGCCTGCCCGCTGCCCACGATCGTCGAGACCTGCCGCCGGTACGGTGCCCGCCTGCTCGTCGACGACGCGCACGGCTTCGGCGTCCGGCCGCTGGACGTGGGCGGTGTGGACCTGCTGACGGTGACGTTCAGCAAGGCGCTGGCGTCGGTCGGCGGCGCCGTGCTCGGGCCGCCGGAGGTGCTGGACTACCTGCGGCACCACGCGCGGCCGGAGATCTTCAGCGCGGTCGCGCCGCCGTCCTCGGTCGCGGCCGCGCTCGCCGCGCTGCGGATCGGGGCGGCCGAGCCGTGGCGCGGCGAACGGGCGATCGCGGGCGCGGCCGGGCTGCGGGCCGCGCTCGGCGCCCAGGGACACACGGTGCCGGCCGGGCCGGGGCCGATCGTCGCGCTGCCGATGCCGGACCTGGCCTCGACGCTGGCGGCGTGGCGAGGACTGCTGGGTGCGGGCGTCTACGTCAACCCGGTGGTGCCACCGGCGGCCCGCTGCGGCCTCCGCGTCACGATCACGGCCGCCCACACGGACGCGCACCTCGACACGGTGGCCACCGCCTTCGCCGACCGGGTCACCCCCGACCCGCGCTGA
- a CDS encoding snapalysin family zinc-dependent metalloprotease: MVLRRLSALVAAFTLLLGGMLVAAQPAQAAVRILYYDASTAQEFVSVVHQGAQIWNARVTNVQLQPVTAGRTPNIRVYADNGWPRAYVNSLGNGRWYMGREATSQGYYQPRIAAHEFGHLLGLPDRRTGLCTDLMSGSSAPVSCRNPNPNSTEISQVNAAFAGSLVTAGTYVWK; the protein is encoded by the coding sequence ATGGTCCTACGAAGACTGTCCGCACTGGTCGCCGCGTTCACCCTGCTGCTCGGCGGCATGCTGGTCGCGGCGCAGCCGGCCCAGGCCGCCGTGCGCATCCTCTACTACGACGCCAGCACCGCGCAGGAGTTCGTGTCCGTCGTGCACCAGGGCGCGCAGATCTGGAACGCGCGCGTCACCAACGTGCAGCTGCAGCCGGTCACCGCCGGGCGCACGCCGAACATCCGGGTGTACGCGGACAACGGCTGGCCCCGCGCGTACGTCAACTCGCTCGGCAACGGCCGCTGGTACATGGGTCGCGAGGCGACCAGCCAGGGCTACTACCAGCCGCGGATCGCCGCGCACGAGTTCGGCCACCTGCTCGGCCTGCCGGACCGGCGCACCGGGCTGTGCACCGACCTGATGTCCGGCTCCAGCGCGCCGGTCTCCTGCCGCAACCCGAACCCGAACAGCACGGAGATCTCGCAGGTCAACGCCGCGTTCGCGGGCTCGCTGGTCACGGCCGGCACGTACGTCTGGAAGTGA
- a CDS encoding NADPH:quinone oxidoreductase family protein, whose protein sequence is MRAIQITEFGGPELLTVSEVPDPVPGDGEVVLDVLAAGVNYADTHQTEDSYLAKQELPLIPGGEAIVRGPDGRRYATMVGSGAYAEKVVVRPDRLIAVPDAVDDAAALGTLVQGSTAYLLLHQAARLEPGESVVVHAGAGGTGSQAIQLARRAGAGRIIATASTAEKRAITRDLGADVAVDSAADGLRDVLIEANGGRKVDVVLEMTGGTVFDESLRALAPLGRLVHFGMAGRTPPTPVVPAALMRAGRSVTGFWLIHVVRRRPDLYAKAIGELLGALADGSLRALSGGEYPLEHAADAHRALLARTTAGKLILRP, encoded by the coding sequence GTGCGCGCGATCCAGATCACCGAGTTCGGCGGCCCGGAGCTGCTGACCGTCTCCGAGGTGCCGGACCCGGTGCCGGGCGACGGCGAGGTCGTGCTGGACGTGCTCGCGGCGGGCGTCAACTACGCCGACACCCACCAGACCGAGGACTCCTACCTGGCGAAACAGGAGCTGCCGCTGATCCCGGGCGGGGAGGCGATCGTGCGCGGCCCGGACGGCCGCCGCTACGCCACGATGGTCGGCTCCGGCGCGTACGCGGAGAAGGTCGTCGTCCGCCCGGACCGGCTGATCGCGGTCCCGGACGCGGTCGACGACGCGGCCGCGCTCGGCACGCTGGTCCAGGGCTCCACCGCCTACCTGCTGCTGCACCAGGCCGCGCGCCTGGAGCCGGGCGAGTCCGTGGTGGTGCACGCGGGCGCGGGCGGCACCGGCTCGCAGGCGATCCAGCTGGCCCGGCGCGCCGGTGCCGGCCGGATCATCGCGACCGCGTCCACGGCCGAGAAGCGCGCGATCACCCGCGACCTGGGTGCGGACGTGGCCGTCGACTCCGCGGCGGACGGGCTGCGGGACGTGCTGATCGAGGCGAACGGCGGCCGGAAGGTCGACGTGGTGCTGGAGATGACCGGCGGCACGGTCTTCGACGAGAGCCTGCGCGCACTGGCCCCGCTCGGCCGGCTGGTGCACTTCGGCATGGCCGGCCGGACCCCGCCGACGCCGGTTGTCCCGGCCGCGCTGATGCGTGCGGGCCGCAGCGTGACCGGCTTCTGGCTGATCCACGTGGTCCGCCGCCGCCCGGACCTCTACGCGAAGGCGATCGGCGAGCTGCTCGGCGCGCTCGCGGACGGCTCGCTCCGCGCGCTGAGCGGCGGCGAGTACCCGTTGGAGCACGCGGCCGACGCGCACCGTGCGCTCCTCGCCCGGACCACCGCGGGGAAGTTGATCCTGCGGCCGTGA
- a CDS encoding diacylglycerol/lipid kinase family protein — translation MTEDIHRDRRAVLVVNTHSRRGRLLYEGARTRLLAAGFDLIASYPVDKPKHLERTLITARESGADLVVAGGGDGTISTAARMMAHRENALGLLPLGTTNNFARTVRVPIDLDEAIRTLAEGKVVDVDLGLAGDMPFTNHVGVGLSAAVMHAAPPPLKRLAGRWAYPLTGALLLMRHRPMRVIVRADGEEHEFRTHQLYVANGGFHAGRPITKDTDADDRLLVAYPVGGRGRFGLVRETLRNASIGHRRTLDDDVFLPVGELWLETDRPAPVEVDGEPRGRTPMRIGLDANALRVMAPADTVDR, via the coding sequence TTGACCGAGGACATTCACCGGGACCGGCGAGCGGTGCTCGTCGTCAACACGCACTCCCGGCGCGGCCGGCTGCTCTACGAGGGTGCCCGCACCCGGCTGCTCGCGGCCGGGTTCGACCTGATCGCGTCGTACCCGGTGGACAAGCCGAAGCACCTCGAGCGGACGCTGATCACCGCGCGGGAGTCCGGCGCGGACCTGGTGGTGGCCGGCGGCGGGGACGGCACGATCAGCACGGCCGCGCGGATGATGGCGCACCGGGAGAACGCGCTCGGCCTGCTGCCGCTCGGGACCACGAACAACTTCGCCCGCACGGTACGGGTGCCGATCGACCTGGACGAGGCGATCCGCACGCTGGCCGAGGGCAAGGTGGTCGACGTCGACCTGGGCCTGGCCGGGGACATGCCGTTCACCAACCACGTCGGCGTCGGGCTGTCCGCGGCCGTGATGCACGCGGCACCCCCGCCCCTGAAGCGGCTCGCCGGGCGCTGGGCGTACCCGCTGACCGGTGCGCTGCTCCTGATGCGGCACCGGCCGATGCGCGTGATCGTGCGCGCGGACGGCGAGGAGCACGAGTTCCGCACGCACCAGCTCTACGTGGCGAACGGCGGCTTCCACGCCGGACGGCCGATCACCAAGGACACGGACGCGGACGACCGGCTGCTGGTGGCGTACCCGGTCGGTGGCCGGGGACGGTTCGGGCTGGTGCGGGAGACGCTGCGGAACGCCTCGATCGGGCACCGGCGCACGCTCGACGACGACGTGTTCCTGCCGGTCGGCGAGCTGTGGCTGGAGACGGACCGGCCCGCGCCGGTCGAGGTGGACGGCGAGCCGCGCGGCCGGACGCCGATGCGGATCGGCCTGGACGCGAACGCGCTGCGCGTGATGGCTCCGGCCGACACCGTCGACCGCTGA
- a CDS encoding NUDIX domain-containing protein, giving the protein MHAHCSFCGAAFAPDAPWPRRCTACGKVSYRNPAPVAVALQPVGDGLLVVRRGIPPAYGRPALPGGYIDVDESWQAAVVRELREETGVVADAATVTLFDVHSAPDGTVLIFGLLPPIATPPPEFANDESLGHHVLDGPAELGFPLHTRVADRFFADTRPAG; this is encoded by the coding sequence ATGCACGCGCACTGTTCCTTCTGCGGCGCCGCGTTCGCGCCGGACGCGCCGTGGCCGCGGCGCTGTACCGCCTGCGGCAAGGTCAGCTACCGCAACCCGGCCCCGGTCGCGGTCGCGCTGCAACCGGTCGGGGACGGGCTGCTGGTGGTGCGCCGCGGCATCCCGCCCGCGTACGGCCGGCCGGCGCTGCCCGGCGGCTACATCGACGTGGACGAGAGCTGGCAGGCCGCGGTGGTCCGGGAGTTGCGCGAGGAGACCGGCGTGGTCGCGGACGCGGCCACGGTCACGCTGTTCGACGTGCACAGCGCACCGGACGGCACCGTGCTCATCTTCGGGCTGCTGCCGCCGATCGCCACGCCGCCGCCGGAGTTCGCCAACGACGAGTCGCTCGGCCACCACGTGCTGGACGGCCCGGCCGAGCTCGGCTTCCCGCTGCACACGCGCGTGGCGGACCGGTTCTTCGCGGATACGCGTCCCGCCGGTTAG
- a CDS encoding GAF domain-containing sensor histidine kinase — translation MPVDEPQRVAALRETAILDTPPEAEFDDIAVLASEICGTPIALVSLVDSDRQWFKARIGTDLPETGRDVSMCSYAVAGRAMIEVGDAVGDARFADSPFVTELGVRFYAGAPLMMQDGHAIGTVCVMDHEPRELTADQRRALRSLARHAAAHLELRRYAARVLDAADRLRELDRLKDSFLASVSHELRTPLSLIRGYLEVLLDDDADPDTARRFHAVMQRNADRLLRLIDDLLLVARLHEDGLKLESTSADLSELAFQVVAASRPLADHKGITVVEHTGTPIPISGDPQRLTQAFSHLMFNAIKFTPEGGRIAVAASGDDEPTLTVMDTGVGIPQADLPYLFDRFHRSRTSDLLAAQGSGVGLTIVKAIIDAHRGTITIESEPDEGTTVRVTLPRGLPCG, via the coding sequence GTGCCCGTCGACGAACCGCAGCGGGTGGCGGCCCTGCGCGAGACGGCGATCCTCGACACGCCGCCGGAGGCCGAGTTCGACGACATCGCCGTGCTCGCCTCCGAGATCTGCGGCACGCCGATCGCGCTGGTCAGCCTGGTCGACTCGGACCGGCAGTGGTTCAAGGCCAGGATCGGCACGGACCTGCCGGAGACCGGCCGCGACGTGTCCATGTGCTCCTACGCCGTGGCCGGCCGCGCCATGATCGAGGTCGGCGACGCCGTGGGCGACGCACGCTTCGCGGACAGTCCGTTCGTCACCGAGCTGGGCGTCCGGTTCTACGCGGGCGCGCCGCTGATGATGCAGGACGGGCACGCGATCGGCACGGTGTGCGTGATGGACCACGAGCCGCGCGAGCTGACCGCCGACCAGCGCCGCGCGCTGCGCTCGCTGGCCCGGCACGCCGCCGCCCACCTGGAGCTGCGCCGGTACGCGGCCCGCGTGCTGGACGCCGCCGACCGCCTCCGCGAGCTGGACCGGCTCAAGGACTCGTTCCTGGCCAGCGTGAGCCACGAGCTGCGGACCCCGCTGTCGTTGATCCGCGGTTACCTGGAGGTGCTGCTGGACGACGACGCGGACCCGGACACGGCCCGGCGCTTCCACGCGGTCATGCAGCGCAACGCGGACCGGCTGCTGCGGCTCATCGACGACCTGCTGCTGGTGGCCCGGCTGCACGAGGACGGGCTGAAGCTGGAGAGCACCTCGGCGGACCTGTCCGAGCTGGCGTTCCAGGTGGTGGCCGCGTCCCGGCCGCTGGCCGACCACAAGGGCATCACCGTGGTCGAGCACACCGGCACACCGATCCCGATCTCCGGCGACCCGCAGCGGCTGACCCAGGCGTTCAGCCACCTGATGTTCAACGCGATCAAGTTCACCCCGGAGGGCGGCCGGATCGCGGTCGCGGCCAGCGGCGACGACGAGCCGACGCTGACCGTGATGGACACCGGCGTCGGCATCCCGCAGGCCGACCTGCCGTACCTGTTCGACCGGTTCCACCGCAGCCGCACCTCGGACCTGCTGGCCGCCCAGGGGTCCGGCGTCGGCCTGACCATCGTCAAGGCGATCATCGACGCGCACCGCGGCACGATCACGATCGAGAGCGAGCCGGACGAGGGAACCACCGTGCGGGTGACGCTGCCCCGGGGGCTGCCGTGCGGGTGA
- a CDS encoding PAS domain S-box protein has product MTDRVDRPERLAAVAATGLTDRRDVAGLDRLARLASRLLGAPTTLVSLVTADRQVFPGRTGMDVGETPLSHSFCRHVVADDEPLVVTDARADPRVSDNPAIPDLGVIAYAGMPIRVAGETLGAFCAIDSVPRAWTDTELAVLEDLTAAVESEIALDRAAGEAARSAAAFKAVLDVAHDGFVSIDPDGVVAEWNHAAEDMFGWTRAEALGHELTGLIIPPEHRAAHDGGLARARATGASALAGRRLELPALHRSGRRFPIELTLQVTDGRFHGFLRDISERRAAEDLLRRQAELIDAAPAAIIVRDRDGTIRSWNRGAEETYGWPATAVLGHNIHRLLATEFPAGRDAVERALTEHGAWHGELIHRRADGTELVELSRQTMRAGPDGAAEIVETNADITDRRHAERALQVTERQFRTQFHQSTIGQLIMDPTGTIMHANSAFAGMLGLTPPEVVGRHIADVTHPEDRAEDARKRAGLNGADLGSYERVKRLLDVHGHPVDVRAAVRLVRDHDGTPLHLQAVVQDITAQLHAQRERDAALAALTDRNRQLEQANLLKLDLMGMLSHDIGTPLATIIGYGEVLTESPLASPQQAAMDRILNGARRIDELRHNVLAMCALDADRLQTRREPVPLAAALAEAVRAADLTVPISCPPGIVVLANPAHLQQIVVNFLSNAVKYGRGATRVTATAGAETVEIGVHDAGPGVPAALRAHLFERYTRAAGVTATGHGLGLHIVASLAEANGGSVAHRDNDPTGSVFTLALHLAPRP; this is encoded by the coding sequence GTGACCGACCGGGTCGACCGTCCCGAGCGGCTGGCCGCGGTCGCCGCGACCGGGCTGACCGACCGGCGCGACGTGGCCGGCCTGGACCGCCTGGCCCGGCTCGCGTCCCGGCTGCTCGGCGCGCCCACCACCCTGGTCTCGCTGGTCACCGCGGACCGCCAGGTGTTCCCCGGCCGGACCGGGATGGACGTGGGTGAGACGCCGCTGTCCCACTCGTTCTGCCGGCACGTGGTCGCGGACGACGAGCCGCTGGTCGTCACGGACGCCCGCGCCGACCCGCGGGTCAGCGACAACCCGGCCATCCCGGACCTGGGCGTGATCGCGTACGCCGGCATGCCGATCCGGGTCGCGGGCGAGACGCTGGGCGCGTTCTGCGCGATCGACTCGGTGCCGCGCGCCTGGACGGACACCGAACTGGCCGTGCTGGAGGACCTGACCGCCGCGGTCGAGTCGGAGATCGCGCTGGACCGGGCCGCCGGCGAGGCGGCGCGCTCGGCCGCCGCGTTCAAGGCCGTGCTGGACGTGGCGCACGACGGGTTCGTCAGCATCGACCCGGACGGCGTCGTGGCCGAGTGGAACCACGCGGCCGAGGACATGTTCGGCTGGACCCGCGCGGAGGCGCTCGGCCACGAGCTCACCGGCCTGATCATCCCGCCGGAGCACCGTGCCGCGCACGACGGCGGCCTCGCCCGGGCCCGTGCCACCGGCGCCTCCGCGCTGGCCGGCCGGCGCCTCGAACTGCCCGCGCTGCACCGCTCCGGCCGGCGCTTCCCGATCGAGCTGACGCTGCAGGTCACGGACGGGCGGTTCCACGGCTTCCTGCGCGACATCAGCGAACGGCGGGCGGCCGAGGACCTGCTGCGCCGGCAGGCCGAGCTGATCGACGCCGCGCCCGCCGCGATCATCGTCCGGGACCGGGACGGCACGATCCGCTCCTGGAACCGGGGCGCGGAGGAGACGTACGGCTGGCCCGCGACCGCGGTGCTCGGCCACAACATCCACCGGCTGCTGGCCACCGAGTTCCCGGCCGGGCGGGACGCGGTCGAGCGCGCGCTCACCGAGCACGGCGCGTGGCACGGCGAGCTGATCCACCGGCGCGCGGACGGCACCGAGCTGGTCGAGCTGAGCCGCCAGACCATGCGCGCCGGCCCGGACGGCGCCGCCGAGATCGTCGAGACGAACGCGGACATCACGGACCGCCGGCACGCCGAGCGCGCGCTGCAGGTCACCGAGCGACAGTTCCGCACGCAGTTCCACCAGTCCACGATCGGTCAGCTGATCATGGACCCCACCGGCACGATCATGCACGCGAACAGCGCGTTCGCCGGGATGCTCGGGCTGACGCCGCCGGAGGTGGTCGGCCGGCACATCGCGGACGTCACCCACCCGGAGGACCGCGCGGAGGACGCCCGTAAGCGGGCCGGCCTGAACGGCGCCGACCTCGGCTCCTACGAGCGGGTAAAACGCCTGCTGGACGTGCACGGCCACCCGGTCGACGTGCGCGCCGCCGTGCGCCTGGTCCGCGACCACGACGGCACCCCGCTGCACCTGCAGGCCGTCGTCCAGGACATCACCGCGCAACTGCACGCCCAGCGCGAACGCGACGCCGCGCTGGCCGCGCTCACCGACCGCAACCGCCAGCTGGAGCAGGCCAACCTGCTCAAGCTCGACCTGATGGGCATGCTCTCGCACGACATCGGCACCCCACTGGCCACCATCATCGGGTACGGCGAGGTGCTCACCGAGTCGCCGCTGGCCTCCCCGCAGCAGGCCGCGATGGACCGGATCCTGAACGGCGCCCGCCGGATCGACGAACTCCGCCACAACGTGCTCGCCATGTGCGCCCTCGACGCCGACCGCCTGCAGACCCGCCGCGAGCCGGTCCCGCTCGCCGCCGCGCTGGCCGAGGCGGTCCGCGCGGCCGACCTGACGGTGCCGATCTCGTGCCCGCCCGGCATCGTGGTCCTGGCCAACCCGGCCCACCTGCAGCAGATCGTGGTCAACTTCTTGTCCAACGCCGTCAAGTACGGCCGCGGCGCGACCCGGGTCACGGCTACGGCGGGGGCCGAGACGGTGGAGATCGGCGTGCACGACGCCGGGCCCGGGGTGCCCGCGGCGCTCCGCGCGCACCTCTTCGAGCGCTACACCCGCGCGGCCGGCGTCACCGCCACCGGCCACGGCCTCGGCCTGCACATCGTGGCCAGCCTGGCCGAGGCGAACGGCGGCTCCGTCGCCCACCGCGACAACGACCCCACCGGCAGCGTCTTCACCCTCGCCCTCCACCTCGCACCCCGGCCCTGA
- a CDS encoding DMT family transporter, translated as MNRRAWILFLTVSLLWGMPYLLIKVAIEDLSPLAVVFGRLAVAALVLVPLAAARGTLSALRGRLPIVAVIALVHIVGPFLLITYGEVHISSSMTGLLIAIEPAVIALLMLRSEPLSRARVAGLGLGFAGVAVLVGADLSGDRLGLLGAAMVLLATLGYAVATMLVQRRAADVPPAALTAGTTTISTLVLLPFAVFALPTAPVRPVSWAALIALGVLCTAIALLAFYGLIAEVGAARAGLVTYVNPVVAVLLGVALLGEPVGAGTIAGFALIATGCWLSTRAPRRGAAPRRDETTETVAAVTAAHGAA; from the coding sequence GTGAACAGACGAGCCTGGATTCTCTTCCTCACCGTGTCCCTGCTCTGGGGCATGCCGTACCTGCTGATCAAGGTCGCGATCGAGGACCTGTCGCCGCTGGCCGTGGTCTTCGGCCGGCTCGCCGTCGCGGCGCTGGTGCTGGTCCCACTGGCGGCCGCCCGCGGCACGCTCTCCGCGCTGCGCGGCCGGCTGCCGATCGTGGCCGTCATCGCGCTGGTGCACATCGTCGGGCCGTTCCTGCTCATCACGTACGGCGAGGTGCACATCAGCTCGTCGATGACCGGCCTGCTGATCGCGATCGAGCCGGCCGTGATCGCGCTGCTCATGCTGCGCAGCGAGCCACTGAGCCGGGCCCGGGTGGCCGGCCTCGGCCTGGGCTTCGCCGGCGTCGCGGTGCTGGTCGGCGCGGACCTGTCCGGTGACCGCCTGGGGCTGCTCGGCGCCGCCATGGTGCTGCTGGCCACGCTCGGATACGCGGTCGCCACCATGCTGGTGCAGCGGCGGGCCGCCGACGTGCCACCGGCCGCGCTGACCGCCGGCACCACCACGATCAGCACGCTGGTGCTGCTGCCGTTCGCCGTGTTCGCGCTGCCCACCGCCCCGGTCCGGCCGGTCTCCTGGGCCGCGCTGATCGCGCTCGGCGTGCTCTGCACCGCGATCGCGCTGCTGGCGTTCTACGGCCTGATCGCGGAGGTCGGCGCGGCCCGCGCGGGACTGGTCACCTACGTCAACCCGGTGGTCGCGGTGCTGCTCGGCGTGGCCCTGCTGGGCGAGCCGGTCGGCGCGGGCACGATCGCCGGGTTCGCCCTGATCGCCACCGGCTGCTGGCTCTCCACCCGCGCGCCCCGCCGCGGCGCGGCCCCGCGCCGCGACGAGACCACGGAGACCGTCGCGGCCGTCACGGCGGCCCACGGCGCCGCCTGA